A window of Pseudocalidococcus azoricus BACA0444 contains these coding sequences:
- a CDS encoding ammonium transporter: MLKLKSKQGRRTKRPGVRLRVNRNLFAQALPSIKLSPAWFACIPAALFIFLGWEFSAWAADEPLTVETLQGYLNTTFVFIAAVLVIFMNAGFGMLEAGFCRQKNAVNILAKNLIVFALATIAFWALGFSFMFGKEGGNGFIGLGGYFLSSESPDTYETFGLPIPVFFLFQVAFAGTAATIVSGAVAERIKFVDFLIFSLLLVGISYPITGHWVWGGGMLGSIGFLGEGVAFKDFAGSTVVHMVGGWAALMGAAFLGPRIGKYNPDGTPNAIPGHNMGFAMLGCLILWIGWFGFNPGSQLAADDAVPYIAVTTNLAAAAGGITATVTAWLVIGKPDLSMIINGILAGLVAITAGCAGVSYWGAVIIGAIAGIIVVFSVLFFDKIKIDDPVGATSVHLVNGAWGTLAVGLFDKDLGLLYGHGATQLIAQIVGILTIGGFTVVLTSIFWMILKATLGIRVHEEEELKGLDISEHGMEAYSGFLKE, from the coding sequence ATGTTAAAGCTGAAATCGAAACAAGGGAGGCGGACAAAACGGCCGGGAGTGAGGCTGAGGGTTAATCGCAACTTATTTGCCCAAGCTTTGCCCTCCATTAAATTATCTCCCGCCTGGTTTGCCTGTATTCCGGCGGCTTTGTTCATTTTCTTGGGCTGGGAATTCTCGGCCTGGGCGGCGGATGAACCATTGACGGTGGAAACACTACAAGGGTACCTGAATACAACCTTTGTCTTTATTGCCGCTGTTCTGGTTATTTTCATGAACGCCGGGTTCGGGATGCTGGAAGCAGGCTTCTGTCGTCAGAAAAATGCCGTTAACATCTTGGCCAAAAACTTAATTGTCTTTGCCCTGGCAACTATTGCTTTCTGGGCCCTTGGGTTTTCTTTCATGTTTGGAAAAGAAGGAGGAAATGGCTTTATTGGCCTGGGTGGTTACTTCCTGAGCAGTGAAAGCCCCGATACCTACGAAACCTTTGGCCTACCCATTCCGGTCTTTTTCCTGTTCCAGGTTGCCTTCGCTGGCACTGCGGCCACGATTGTTTCCGGGGCAGTAGCTGAACGGATTAAGTTTGTGGACTTCTTGATTTTTAGCCTATTGTTGGTGGGGATTTCCTACCCGATTACTGGCCACTGGGTTTGGGGTGGCGGGATGCTTGGCTCCATCGGTTTCCTGGGCGAAGGCGTGGCTTTCAAAGACTTTGCTGGCTCTACCGTTGTTCACATGGTTGGCGGCTGGGCAGCTCTGATGGGGGCAGCTTTCTTGGGGCCTCGGATTGGTAAATACAATCCCGATGGCACTCCTAATGCAATCCCCGGCCACAACATGGGCTTTGCGATGCTCGGCTGCTTGATTCTCTGGATCGGCTGGTTTGGATTTAACCCTGGTTCCCAGTTGGCGGCTGATGATGCTGTCCCCTATATTGCTGTCACCACAAACTTAGCCGCTGCCGCTGGTGGAATTACCGCCACCGTGACTGCTTGGCTTGTTATTGGTAAGCCCGATCTCTCGATGATCATCAACGGAATTCTGGCTGGCCTGGTGGCGATTACGGCTGGGTGTGCCGGTGTGTCCTACTGGGGTGCAGTGATCATTGGGGCCATTGCCGGGATTATTGTCGTCTTTTCTGTCCTATTCTTTGACAAAATTAAGATTGACGATCCCGTTGGTGCCACCTCGGTTCACCTGGTGAATGGTGCCTGGGGAACTCTAGCTGTGGGTCTGTTTGACAAGGACTTAGGCTTGCTCTACGGTCACGGCGCTACCCAGTTGATTGCTCAGATCGTCGGTATTCTCACCATTGGTGGCTTCACCGTTGTCCTGACCTCTATCTTCTGGATGATCCTGAAAGCTACCCTCGGCATTCGGGTCCATGAGGAAGAAGAACTTAAAGGTTTGGACATCAGTGAGCATGGGATGGAAGCTTACAGCGGGTTCTTGAAAGAGTAG
- a CDS encoding aldo/keto reductase: METRPLGQTNIQITPIIMGTWQAGKRWWVGIEDQDSIQTIRAAYEAGITTIDTAEVYGEGHSEQIVAQALGDVRQDCVYATKVFANHLRYAEVIRACHRSLKNLNTDYIDLYQIHWPAGSFNSDLVPISETMAALLELQKQGKIRAIGVSNFSRQQLEEAMACGRIECIQPPYSLFWRWVEADIQPYCIEHNLTIMAYSALAQGLLTGRYGPGHEFPTGDNRQANILFQGETYIQALNTLEQLKPMAANHHTTLGNLALAWLIAQPQTSAIVGARYPQQAQENAQASQIKLSLEELATIDQLSQAVIATIPARPVMWNW, translated from the coding sequence ATGGAAACCCGCCCCCTTGGACAAACCAATATTCAAATTACCCCAATCATTATGGGAACCTGGCAAGCTGGCAAGCGTTGGTGGGTCGGGATTGAGGATCAGGATTCCATTCAAACGATTCGGGCCGCCTATGAAGCGGGCATCACCACCATTGATACGGCTGAAGTTTATGGGGAAGGTCACTCGGAGCAAATTGTCGCCCAGGCCTTGGGGGATGTTCGTCAGGATTGCGTTTATGCCACCAAAGTCTTTGCCAATCATCTCCGTTATGCCGAAGTCATCCGGGCCTGTCACCGCTCCCTAAAAAACCTCAACACTGACTACATCGACCTCTATCAAATTCATTGGCCAGCTGGCTCCTTTAATAGTGATTTAGTCCCGATTAGCGAAACGATGGCGGCCCTGCTCGAACTCCAAAAACAAGGCAAAATTCGGGCCATCGGGGTTTCTAATTTTTCTCGGCAGCAACTTGAGGAAGCGATGGCCTGTGGTCGCATTGAATGTATCCAGCCTCCCTATTCCCTATTTTGGCGATGGGTGGAAGCGGATATTCAGCCCTATTGCATCGAACACAATCTGACTATTATGGCTTACTCTGCTCTGGCTCAAGGGTTGCTCACCGGACGATATGGCCCAGGCCATGAATTTCCCACAGGAGACAATCGGCAGGCTAACATTCTTTTTCAGGGAGAAACCTATATCCAGGCCCTCAATACCCTTGAACAACTCAAACCCATGGCCGCAAATCATCACACAACCTTGGGAAATCTTGCCTTAGCCTGGCTCATTGCCCAACCCCAAACCTCAGCCATTGTCGGAGCTAGATATCCCCAGCAAGCCCAAGAAAACGCCCAGGCCAGCCAAATTAAGCTATCCCTAGAGGAACTTGCCACCATTGATCAACTCAGTCAAGCGGTCATTGCCACTATCCCCGCCCGGCCTGTGATGTGGAACTGGTAA
- the alaS gene encoding alanine--tRNA ligase, whose product MTSTAPRLIAPALTGDQIRQKFLEFYAAKGHRILPSASLIPEDPTVLLTIAGMLPFKPIFLGQQAPTVPRATTSQKCIRTNDIENVGRTARHHTFFEMLGNFSFGDYFKTEAISWAWELLTEVYQLPPDRLVVSVFESDDQAWEIWHKKIGIPPEKICRMGEESNFWTAGPTGPCGPCSEIYYDFHPEHGTKDIDLDDDSRFIELYNLVFMELNQDSNKQRTPLQAKNIDTGMGLERMAQVLQGVPNNYETDLIFPIIQATANLANLNYADSPETTKTSLKVIGDHIRAVVHLISDGVSASNVGRGYVLRRLIRRVVRHGRLVGINKPFTTEVAEVALQMSEAVYPQVRQRQAVILSELEREEENFLKTLDRGEKLLAEIIAKAKSSKKKSKPAMISGLDAFTLYDTYGFPLELTQEIAAEQGLTVDEKGFEKEMESQRQRSQAAHETIDLTVQGSLDQLAEHIHPTKFIGYDQFALTTEIAALLVEGEIVKTAGPGTSVQVILSETPFYAESGGQIGDRGYLAGSDVLVQIEDVQKENGIFVHYGRIERGNLQTGDPVTAQIDLTCRRRVQAHHTATHLLQAALKKLIDDSISQAGSLVAFDRLRFDFNCPRALTPAEVQQVEDQVNTWITESHATQTEILPIAAAKAKGAIAMFGEKYGAEVRVLDVPGVSMELCGGTHVSNTAEIGLFKIIAETGVASGIRRIEAIAGPAVRDYLNQRDQIVRELMERFKVKPEEIIERITGLQTELKTSQKERDALKAELALLKAKDLLTQAQIVNDLNILVAELPDMDPNGLKTTAEWFLQKLPQGVVVLGSASDGKASLVAAMSLEAIKQGYHAGNLIKELAQLCGGGGGGRPNFAQAGGKQPEKLAEALELARMRLGL is encoded by the coding sequence ATGACCTCCACTGCCCCGCGGCTCATTGCCCCTGCTTTAACTGGTGATCAAATTCGGCAAAAGTTCTTAGAGTTTTATGCCGCCAAGGGACATCGGATTTTGCCCAGTGCATCACTCATTCCCGAAGATCCGACCGTTTTACTGACCATTGCCGGGATGTTACCGTTTAAGCCAATTTTTCTCGGACAACAGGCCCCGACTGTTCCCAGAGCTACTACCTCACAAAAGTGTATTCGCACCAATGACATTGAAAACGTGGGTCGGACAGCACGGCATCATACCTTTTTTGAGATGTTGGGTAATTTTAGTTTTGGCGATTATTTCAAGACTGAGGCAATTAGCTGGGCCTGGGAACTCTTAACCGAAGTCTATCAATTACCCCCGGATCGGCTGGTGGTGAGTGTATTTGAATCCGATGACCAGGCCTGGGAGATTTGGCATAAAAAAATTGGGATTCCCCCGGAAAAAATCTGTCGGATGGGTGAGGAGAGCAACTTTTGGACGGCCGGCCCAACTGGCCCCTGTGGCCCCTGTTCGGAAATTTATTACGATTTTCACCCCGAACACGGCACTAAAGATATTGATCTCGATGACGATTCCCGCTTCATTGAGCTTTATAACCTAGTGTTCATGGAACTAAATCAAGATAGCAATAAGCAGCGGACACCCTTACAGGCCAAAAACATTGACACAGGGATGGGCCTGGAGCGGATGGCGCAGGTATTGCAGGGAGTCCCAAATAATTACGAAACGGATTTGATTTTCCCAATTATCCAGGCCACGGCCAACTTAGCTAACCTCAACTACGCGGACTCTCCAGAAACAACGAAAACGTCTCTCAAAGTCATTGGGGATCACATCAGGGCCGTGGTGCACTTGATCAGTGATGGCGTGAGTGCGAGTAATGTCGGGCGAGGCTATGTGCTGCGGCGGCTGATTCGGCGAGTGGTTCGGCATGGGCGATTGGTCGGGATTAACAAACCCTTTACGACTGAGGTGGCCGAAGTGGCGCTCCAAATGTCTGAGGCTGTTTATCCCCAAGTGCGACAACGGCAAGCGGTGATTTTGTCCGAGTTGGAACGGGAAGAAGAGAATTTCCTCAAAACCTTAGACCGGGGTGAAAAACTGCTGGCTGAAATTATTGCCAAAGCCAAATCGTCTAAGAAAAAATCTAAACCGGCAATGATCTCTGGCCTGGATGCCTTTACCCTCTATGACACCTATGGTTTTCCCCTGGAGTTGACCCAAGAAATTGCTGCCGAACAGGGACTAACGGTGGACGAAAAAGGCTTTGAGAAGGAAATGGAGAGCCAACGCCAACGCTCCCAGGCCGCCCACGAAACAATTGATCTCACGGTGCAAGGCAGTTTGGATCAACTGGCGGAACACATTCACCCCACGAAATTTATTGGCTATGACCAGTTTGCCTTGACGACTGAAATCGCCGCGCTGCTAGTTGAAGGGGAAATTGTCAAAACAGCGGGGCCTGGGACTTCAGTGCAAGTGATTTTAAGCGAAACTCCTTTCTATGCCGAATCCGGGGGACAAATTGGGGATCGGGGTTACTTAGCTGGCAGTGATGTCCTGGTGCAGATCGAAGATGTCCAAAAAGAAAACGGCATCTTTGTTCACTATGGCCGGATTGAGCGGGGCAATCTCCAGACCGGGGATCCAGTTACGGCCCAAATTGATCTCACCTGTCGCCGCCGGGTACAAGCCCACCACACCGCTACCCATTTGCTGCAAGCAGCCCTAAAAAAACTAATTGATGACTCGATTTCCCAGGCCGGGTCGTTGGTGGCTTTTGATCGGTTGCGGTTTGACTTTAATTGCCCCAGAGCTTTAACCCCTGCCGAAGTTCAGCAAGTCGAGGATCAAGTCAACACTTGGATCACGGAAAGCCACGCCACCCAAACCGAAATTCTCCCCATCGCCGCAGCCAAAGCCAAGGGTGCGATTGCCATGTTCGGGGAAAAATATGGAGCCGAAGTCCGCGTGCTGGATGTGCCGGGGGTTTCCATGGAACTCTGCGGTGGCACCCATGTGAGCAATACGGCGGAAATTGGCCTGTTCAAGATCATTGCCGAAACCGGGGTGGCCTCAGGAATTCGCCGGATTGAAGCCATTGCCGGGCCTGCGGTGCGGGACTATCTCAATCAACGAGATCAGATTGTGCGGGAGTTGATGGAGCGGTTCAAGGTCAAGCCCGAGGAAATTATTGAGCGGATCACCGGCCTGCAAACGGAACTGAAAACCAGTCAAAAGGAACGGGACGCTCTGAAAGCGGAACTCGCGCTCCTGAAGGCGAAAGATTTACTCACCCAGGCCCAGATCGTTAACGACTTAAATATTCTCGTGGCCGAACTCCCCGACATGGATCCTAATGGCTTGAAAACTACGGCGGAATGGTTCCTTCAAAAACTCCCCCAAGGTGTAGTAGTGTTAGGTTCTGCCAGTGACGGGAAAGCGAGTTTAGTGGCAGCGATGAGTTTAGAAGCAATTAAACAGGGGTATCATGCCGGAAATTTAATTAAAGAACTGGCTCAACTCTGTGGCGGTGGCGGGGGTGGACGACCAAATTTTGCCCAGGCCGGGGGGAAACAACCCGAAAAACTAGCAGAAGCCTTAGAGTTAGCTCGGATGCGATTGGGACTCTAG
- a CDS encoding CPP1-like family protein, with protein sequence MSEQPSPYEQLQVSQEATFEEIQAARDTLLQTHLDDDRFRTTIEAAYDAILMDRLRLRQEGKIKVPERIRFAERLAEQPPKKTAKPTNPRFNLPWQEWIDKPPVMSLVITTLVYGSLAGLGLVANTDSLALLLALGVGFNLVWLNRKEQRLGRAFLITLVALLIGAAIGGGLASLGIFGFAGNVEGLVSVFIYLIFWIVSNFLR encoded by the coding sequence ATGAGCGAACAGCCCTCTCCCTACGAGCAATTGCAGGTTTCGCAGGAGGCCACCTTTGAAGAAATTCAGGCGGCACGGGACACACTACTCCAAACTCATTTAGATGACGACCGTTTCCGCACCACAATCGAGGCGGCCTACGATGCCATTTTGATGGATCGGTTACGACTACGCCAAGAAGGAAAAATTAAAGTTCCTGAGCGGATTCGCTTTGCGGAACGATTAGCCGAGCAGCCCCCCAAAAAAACGGCTAAACCCACCAACCCTCGCTTCAATCTTCCTTGGCAAGAATGGATCGATAAGCCTCCAGTCATGTCCTTAGTCATTACGACTTTGGTGTATGGCAGTTTGGCTGGCCTGGGCCTGGTGGCCAATACTGATTCCTTGGCGTTACTGTTGGCCTTGGGAGTTGGCTTTAATTTAGTTTGGTTGAATCGCAAGGAACAACGGCTCGGACGAGCATTTTTGATCACCTTAGTCGCCTTACTGATTGGGGCAGCTATTGGCGGGGGGCTGGCTAGTTTGGGAATTTTTGGCTTTGCTGGTAATGTAGAAGGCCTGGTGAGTGTCTTTATTTACTTGATCTTTTGGATAGTGAGTAACTTTCTCCGATGA
- a CDS encoding Tab2/Atab2 family RNA-binding protein, with product MGTIWELDFYSRPILDTQQKKLWEVLICNRQLTFQFAKYCSGAEANARWLMSAIQEAVQQWQQEFNLPESERPERIRFFRRPMNSIILRGCEAAGIPGLASRRTFGLYEWLAERQEQVYPQTPGYQPLIAPPPELPQAKALPLPDALQGQKWQFVSLPVAEFANATEWEIKFGEVFSLSGLDPESLIPGIIIYSQRALPLAAWMSGLEPACLSLELGRDPQMVLETGADDRWTLVTLPNQDLITAAEAFIAAQAQVKNLHFLAVQASPEREDFAGFWLMQAWSLV from the coding sequence ATGGGGACAATTTGGGAATTGGATTTTTATTCGCGCCCTATTTTAGATACACAACAAAAGAAACTCTGGGAAGTTTTAATTTGTAACCGTCAGTTAACATTCCAATTTGCCAAATATTGCTCTGGAGCAGAAGCCAATGCTCGCTGGTTGATGTCCGCTATTCAGGAGGCCGTTCAGCAGTGGCAGCAGGAATTTAATTTGCCAGAGTCAGAACGACCGGAGCGGATTCGCTTTTTTCGCCGCCCCATGAACAGCATTATTCTGCGGGGATGTGAAGCGGCTGGAATTCCCGGATTAGCCAGTCGCCGCACCTTTGGTCTCTATGAGTGGTTAGCCGAGCGCCAAGAGCAGGTCTATCCCCAAACCCCCGGCTATCAGCCCTTGATTGCCCCACCCCCCGAACTACCCCAGGCCAAAGCCCTACCATTACCCGATGCCCTTCAAGGTCAGAAATGGCAATTTGTCAGTCTGCCCGTGGCCGAATTTGCCAACGCAACCGAGTGGGAGATTAAGTTTGGCGAGGTGTTTTCCTTGTCTGGCCTCGATCCTGAGTCATTAATTCCCGGAATTATCATTTATTCGCAGCGAGCATTACCTCTGGCGGCCTGGATGTCGGGACTGGAACCAGCTTGCTTAAGCTTAGAGCTGGGGCGTGATCCGCAAATGGTGCTGGAAACAGGAGCCGATGACCGCTGGACACTCGTGACATTGCCGAATCAAGACCTAATCACTGCGGCAGAAGCGTTTATAGCGGCCCAAGCTCAAGTAAAAAATCTCCATTTCTTGGCCGTCCAAGCTAGTCCTGAGCGGGAAGATTTTGCTGGATTTTGGCTCATGCAGGCCTGGTCTTTGGTGTGA
- a CDS encoding HepT-like ribonuclease domain-containing protein: MNRDQAYLLDIADACNTLLEFVEGMNLESFITDKRTHLAVLYEITVIGEVVKRLSGNFRTNHPEIPWRQIAGMRDKLIHDYNQVDLTLTWEVTQSSIPQLYKFVLVYLSQQGIYLNE, translated from the coding sequence ATGAATCGAGATCAAGCTTATCTACTTGATATTGCCGATGCCTGTAACACCCTTCTCGAATTCGTTGAGGGAATGAACTTAGAGTCATTTATTACAGATAAACGAACCCATCTAGCAGTTTTGTATGAAATTACAGTAATTGGAGAAGTTGTGAAGCGATTATCAGGAAATTTCCGGACAAACCACCCCGAAATCCCGTGGCGACAAATTGCTGGTATGCGGGATAAACTTATCCATGATTACAATCAAGTTGATTTAACACTCACCTGGGAAGTGACGCAATCGAGCATTCCCCAACTCTACAAATTTGTTTTAGTCTATTTATCTCAACAGGGTATTTACTTAAATGAGTGA
- a CDS encoding glycosyl transferase, whose protein sequence is MSRPTLYVAITNHGFGHVTRTAAVIADLQQQLPDLLPIFVTGAPRWLLNAYLPGEFIHRPRSLDLGVVQSDSLTMDLGATLEQWQQIQAQSLDLIAAEVSFIEQNEVPLILADIPCLATAIGQKAGIPCWMSSNFGWDFIYQAWGGPFQDLVSWIAEHFSHCDRLFRLPFHEPMAAFPVLEDVGLTGSRPRFSTPELKEKLNLDHPPEKTVLLTFGGLGLEQIPYANLDRFPDWQFMTFDPNAPAGLANLLKLCGRTYRPVDIMPICGRIVSKPGYGTFSEALRLGLPISSLVRDDFAEGRLLLEGLRTYGYHQILTPAEFYQGSWDFLRADPQPPQTNLPLPNNGNQAIVQAIQDFLGKAS, encoded by the coding sequence ATGTCCCGCCCAACACTTTATGTTGCCATTACAAATCATGGGTTTGGTCATGTGACTCGTACTGCGGCAGTGATTGCGGATTTACAACAACAACTTCCAGATTTACTGCCTATATTTGTTACCGGCGCGCCGCGTTGGTTATTGAATGCCTATCTTCCTGGGGAATTTATTCATCGGCCCCGCAGCTTAGACTTGGGGGTTGTCCAATCCGATAGTTTGACCATGGACTTGGGGGCAACCTTAGAGCAATGGCAACAGATACAGGCCCAGTCCCTCGATTTAATTGCTGCCGAAGTCAGTTTTATTGAGCAAAATGAAGTTCCTTTGATCCTGGCGGATATTCCCTGTCTAGCAACGGCCATTGGCCAAAAAGCGGGAATTCCCTGTTGGATGAGTAGTAATTTCGGCTGGGATTTTATTTACCAGGCCTGGGGTGGGCCTTTTCAAGACCTCGTGAGTTGGATTGCCGAGCATTTTAGCCACTGCGATCGCTTGTTTCGGTTGCCCTTCCATGAACCCATGGCTGCGTTTCCGGTGCTTGAAGATGTTGGTCTGACGGGGAGCCGGCCACGCTTCAGTACACCAGAGTTAAAGGAAAAATTGAACCTTGACCATCCCCCAGAAAAAACGGTGTTATTGACCTTTGGGGGCCTGGGCCTGGAGCAAATTCCCTATGCAAATCTTGATCGTTTCCCAGATTGGCAATTTATGACGTTTGATCCCAATGCCCCGGCTGGCCTGGCCAATTTACTCAAGCTTTGTGGTCGCACCTATCGCCCTGTAGATATCATGCCCATTTGCGGTCGGATTGTCAGTAAGCCTGGATATGGCACGTTTTCCGAGGCCTTACGCTTAGGCTTGCCCATTAGCAGCCTCGTCCGAGATGATTTTGCTGAGGGCCGGCTGCTCCTGGAGGGATTGCGGACTTACGGCTATCATCAAATCCTGACTCCGGCAGAGTTTTATCAAGGCTCTTGGGATTTTCTGAGGGCAGATCCCCAACCTCCCCAAACAAACTTACCCCTCCCTAATAACGGCAATCAGGCTATTGTCCAAGCCATACAGGATTTTTTGGGGAAGGCCTCATAA
- a CDS encoding nucleotidyltransferase family protein — MATTHLSSDLEKKLGIKTDQLTKFCQTRQIIELALFGSILRDDFHPDSDLDLLVTFDPTAKISLLDLVDMEFELEAICQRNIDLITKRAIEASPNWIRRQEILTTATVIYESRSSLST; from the coding sequence ATGGCAACCACTCATCTCAGTTCTGACTTGGAGAAAAAACTAGGCATTAAAACCGACCAACTCACAAAATTTTGTCAAACCCGGCAGATCATTGAATTAGCTCTTTTTGGCTCAATACTGAGGGATGACTTTCATCCAGATAGTGATCTTGATCTACTTGTCACCTTTGATCCGACCGCAAAAATCAGTCTGCTTGACCTCGTTGATATGGAGTTTGAACTGGAAGCGATTTGTCAACGAAACATAGATTTAATCACCAAAAGAGCAATAGAAGCTAGTCCCAATTGGATCCGGCGGCAAGAAATTCTCACAACAGCAACGGTTATCTATGAATCGAGATCAAGCTTATCTACTTGA
- a CDS encoding protochlorophyllide reductase codes for MAEQYTPTVVITGASSGVGLQAARALAEKGWHVVMACRDLSKTETAAQSVGMKPGSYTILPLDLADLSQVRLFVEKFRATGKPLDALVCNAAVYLPLLKEPLRSADGYELSVATNHLGHFLLCNLMLEDLKKSTYPDRRLVILGTVTANPKELGGKIPIPAPPDLGDLAGFEAGFKAPISMINGKPFKPGKAYKDSKLCNVLTMRELHRRYHDSTGITFSSLYPGCVADTPLFRNHYPLFQKLFPLFQKNITGGYVSQELAGDRVAAVVADPELKESGIYWSWGNRQQPGRRSFAQEVSNEAQDDAKARKLWDLSAKLCGLS; via the coding sequence ATGGCAGAACAATACACCCCCACAGTTGTGATTACCGGAGCATCTTCTGGCGTTGGGTTGCAAGCGGCACGGGCCCTGGCCGAAAAAGGCTGGCACGTTGTCATGGCCTGTCGAGACTTGTCCAAAACTGAAACTGCCGCCCAATCCGTGGGGATGAAACCGGGAAGTTACACCATTTTGCCCCTCGATTTAGCCGACTTAAGTCAGGTGCGGCTGTTTGTGGAAAAATTTCGAGCCACTGGGAAGCCCCTAGATGCCCTAGTCTGTAATGCCGCTGTTTACTTACCCCTCCTGAAGGAACCCCTCCGCAGTGCCGATGGCTATGAACTCAGTGTGGCCACCAATCACCTGGGCCATTTTCTGCTTTGTAATTTGATGCTCGAAGACCTGAAAAAATCCACCTATCCTGATCGCCGTCTTGTCATCTTAGGAACCGTGACCGCTAACCCGAAAGAACTGGGGGGTAAAATTCCGATTCCGGCTCCTCCTGATTTAGGTGATTTGGCTGGATTCGAGGCCGGCTTTAAGGCCCCCATTTCAATGATTAACGGCAAGCCCTTCAAGCCCGGAAAAGCCTACAAAGATAGTAAATTATGTAATGTCTTAACCATGCGGGAGTTGCATCGCCGTTACCATGACTCAACGGGGATTACCTTTAGCTCCCTCTATCCCGGTTGTGTGGCCGATACACCCCTGTTCCGGAATCACTATCCTCTGTTTCAAAAGCTTTTCCCCTTGTTTCAGAAAAATATTACCGGCGGCTATGTTTCCCAAGAATTAGCCGGAGATCGGGTGGCGGCTGTGGTGGCGGATCCGGAGTTGAAAGAATCGGGCATCTACTGGAGTTGGGGGAATCGGCAACAACCCGGCCGGCGTTCCTTTGCCCAGGAAGTCTCTAATGAAGCCCAAGATGATGCCAAGGCCCGCAAGTTATGGGATTTGAGTGCCAAACTCTGTGGTCTGAGCTAA
- the dnaN gene encoding DNA polymerase III subunit beta, with protein sequence MKVVCPQNSLSSKLSLLSRVAPTNPSHPILANILLSAADDYLSLTVFDLSLGMQVWLPATVKVPGTITVSAKLFNEMVSRLPNQDIEITAEETQVILDYGSGHYQMQGITAEEFPALPSLEEVASLQLTATTLRDGLQNSLFAASSDESKQVLTGLHVSFKPDGLEFAATDGHRLAVAAAIQDIPSTLSPITIPAKSLRELERLLSKQESDLTMRCDTSQVVFEIPGEACLTSRLLEGQYPNYTQLLPRQFERQVTVERALLVAALERVAVLAAQKNNVVKIILNTEQQQLELSAEAPQLGSGQELIPAQISGESLEVAFNVKYVLDGLKVMAAAEVQLQLNGPTTPAILTPLGGMKLTYLVMPIQIRN encoded by the coding sequence ATGAAAGTCGTCTGTCCTCAAAATTCCCTCAGTAGTAAGTTATCCTTGCTCAGTCGAGTTGCGCCAACTAATCCCTCCCATCCAATTTTGGCCAACATTCTTCTGAGTGCTGCCGATGACTATCTGAGCTTGACGGTGTTTGACTTGAGTCTGGGAATGCAGGTGTGGCTGCCGGCAACGGTCAAGGTTCCGGGGACAATCACTGTTTCCGCCAAGTTATTTAACGAAATGGTCTCGCGGTTGCCGAACCAGGACATTGAAATTACGGCCGAAGAGACCCAAGTTATCTTGGATTATGGCTCTGGACATTACCAAATGCAGGGGATTACCGCCGAAGAATTTCCGGCCTTACCGAGCCTCGAAGAAGTGGCCTCCTTGCAACTAACCGCGACTACTCTCCGAGATGGGTTACAGAATAGTCTCTTTGCAGCCAGTAGTGATGAAAGCAAACAGGTGTTGACTGGACTCCATGTCAGTTTTAAGCCCGATGGCCTGGAATTTGCAGCTACGGATGGGCATCGGTTAGCGGTGGCAGCAGCAATTCAAGACATTCCCAGCACCCTATCGCCAATTACAATTCCGGCGAAGTCCTTGCGAGAACTAGAGCGGCTGTTGAGTAAGCAAGAATCTGACCTGACCATGCGCTGTGATACCTCCCAAGTGGTGTTTGAAATTCCCGGCGAGGCCTGTTTAACCAGTCGGCTCCTAGAAGGGCAATATCCCAATTACACCCAACTCCTCCCCCGTCAGTTTGAGCGGCAAGTGACTGTAGAACGGGCTTTATTAGTGGCGGCTTTAGAACGGGTCGCAGTCTTGGCGGCTCAGAAGAACAATGTTGTCAAAATCATTCTGAACACCGAGCAACAACAATTGGAGTTATCGGCGGAAGCTCCACAGTTAGGGAGCGGTCAAGAACTGATTCCGGCCCAAATTTCGGGAGAGTCTTTGGAAGTGGCGTTTAATGTCAAATATGTTTTGGACGGCTTGAAAGTCATGGCCGCCGCAGAAGTCCAACTGCAACTCAATGGGCCGACAACCCCAGCCATTTTGACTCCCTTGGGCGGGATGAAGCTTACCTATTTGGTCATGCCGATTCAAATCCGTAATTAG